The Treponema medium genome has a window encoding:
- a CDS encoding TetR/AcrR family transcriptional regulator: MPKAFTEEERIKIKEALMETALDLFHDKGTKSLSIAELTKRVGIAQGSFYNFWKDKDALIIELIVYRSNQKLRNIEKKFSTSLTDPAAFLTDMIYKSSIDLMIKIQSQPIYQDAFKLFEAKGQNEAHKIEILYQDFLAKLIWYWEQHSAITRVDQKGLMSAFIGSAVLCSQCYQFDEAYFNDVLRTYIAGVVHKYIEV; encoded by the coding sequence ATGCCGAAAGCATTTACCGAAGAAGAAAGAATAAAAATAAAAGAAGCGCTTATGGAAACCGCGCTCGATTTATTTCACGATAAAGGAACAAAATCCTTGAGCATAGCGGAATTGACCAAACGGGTCGGTATTGCACAGGGGAGTTTTTATAATTTTTGGAAGGATAAAGATGCTCTGATTATAGAACTCATTGTGTACCGCTCAAATCAAAAACTACGCAATATTGAAAAAAAATTTTCAACTTCACTTACCGACCCGGCGGCATTTCTTACGGATATGATATACAAATCTTCGATTGATCTTATGATAAAAATTCAAAGTCAGCCTATTTATCAGGATGCGTTTAAGCTCTTTGAAGCAAAGGGGCAAAATGAGGCACATAAAATTGAAATTCTGTATCAAGATTTTTTAGCAAAGCTGATATGGTATTGGGAACAGCACAGTGCAATTACGCGGGTAGATCAAAAAGGGTTGATGAGCGCATTTATCGGGAGTGCGGTTTTGTGTTCTCAGTGTTATCAATTTGATGAAGCGTATTTTAATGATGTGCTGCGAACATATATTGCTGGAGTTGTGCACAAATATATAGAAGTATGA
- a CDS encoding type II toxin-antitoxin system Phd/YefM family antitoxin, whose amino-acid sequence MMQIRPVSDLRNKFSEIENIVSANRSPVFLTKNGYGSMVVMSLDLYESLTHTIESQLNEADTQAASTNVRLSHEEVFSHIRSQIKTS is encoded by the coding sequence ATGATGCAAATTAGACCTGTTTCAGATCTGCGTAATAAATTTTCAGAAATAGAAAATATAGTTTCAGCAAACAGAAGTCCTGTATTCCTTACAAAAAATGGTTATGGCTCTATGGTTGTGATGAGTCTTGATTTGTACGAAAGCCTTACACATACTATTGAAAGCCAACTTAATGAAGCGGATACTCAAGCGGCATCAACAAATGTTCGTCTTTCGCATGAAGAAGTTTTTTCTCATATCCGTTCCCAAATAAAGACAAGCTGA
- a CDS encoding cytochrome c oxidase assembly factor Coa1 family protein, whose protein sequence is MEKIIDFYEKRIKIILGIILGVCILNCIICICKDIKVSETLLGFGISISFFFIAWAMVFIVLGFQKINPFCPKSIFKFFCYFFIIISTIGIILGIINDTIICLLKDKNDMFPFAYSTCPLGTVYGSIFLYRKTFDKDKGIEVKTNMKITAETKKKKIIKYVVIFGIGFIGAIIVCTSIFSLFKNSEPYKYSVELIENNQDVMEYLGEEYKLPIIISGSMTMNGNGTGKASLSYKIKGKNGISRVYIDAEKENEIWKYNKVIFYKEKGKADSIDLLLNKE, encoded by the coding sequence ATGGAAAAAATAATTGATTTTTATGAAAAAAGAATAAAAATTATTCTAGGTATAATTCTTGGAGTTTGCATATTAAATTGTATTATTTGCATCTGTAAAGATATAAAAGTTTCAGAAACTTTATTAGGTTTTGGAATAAGTATTAGCTTTTTCTTTATAGCATGGGCAATGGTTTTTATCGTATTAGGTTTCCAAAAAATAAATCCGTTTTGTCCAAAATCTATTTTTAAGTTTTTCTGTTACTTTTTTATAATAATAAGCACAATTGGTATTATCCTTGGAATAATAAATGATACAATTATTTGTTTATTAAAAGATAAAAACGATATGTTTCCTTTTGCATATTCTACATGTCCATTAGGTACTGTTTACGGAAGCATTTTTCTATATAGAAAAACTTTTGATAAAGATAAAGGAATTGAGGTAAAAACAAATATGAAAATTACAGCTGAAACTAAAAAGAAAAAAATTATAAAATATGTTGTAATATTTGGAATTGGTTTTATCGGTGCTATAATTGTATGCACCTCTATTTTTTCATTATTTAAAAACTCTGAACCATATAAGTATTCAGTGGAACTTATTGAAAATAATCAGGACGTTATGGAATATCTTGGAGAAGAATATAAACTCCCAATTATAATTAGCGGTTCTATGACTATGAATGGAAATGGAACAGGGAAAGCATCTCTTTCGTACAAAATAAAAGGGAAAAATGGTATTTCAAGAGTGTATATCGATGCTGAAAAGGAAAATGAAATTTGGAAATATAATAAAGTAATTTTTTATAAAGAGAAAGGAAAAGCAGATTCAATAGATTTACTTTTAAATAAAGAATAA
- the aspS gene encoding aspartate--tRNA ligase: MKRTVTCGQLQKSDAGKTVVLNGWVHRKRDHGGISFINLRDRYGLTQVVVDDDASTELKETAAGLKMEYCIAVEGTVRERPDSMVNTEMTTGHIEVKALRIVVLSKSAVLPFQIDEKTNANEDLRLKYRYLDLRSQTMQDHLILRSKVTFAVREYLTARNFLEIETPTFIKSTPEGARDYLVPSRLYPGKFYALPQSPQLYKQILMVSGFDRYFQIARCYRDEDARGDRQPEFTQIDIEMSFVSRDDVLDVTENMFRTVFKKTINVDLAQSFPRISYDDAIDLYGTDKPDIRFEMKLQDAAWMAECTEFAVFKDAVAAGGAVKALVVKGQAANYSRKKIEELEAAAKIYKAKGLAWTKVAGGAFEGGIAKYCAGAEAEICKKLNAGDGDLLLFIADAKYKTACTALGAVRSKLGKDLNLLDPKVFAFLWVIDFPLFEWNEDEQKWDPAHHMFSAPQERYLDTLEQNPGEVKGDLYDLVLNGYEVASGSIRIHNPELQKRIFNIVGFNPADAEKKFGFLTEAFKYGAPPHGGIAPGLDRIVMLMAGETSIKEVIAFPKNTFAVSPMDESPSEVDEKQLAELHLSIRA, encoded by the coding sequence ATGAAACGTACAGTTACCTGCGGTCAGCTGCAAAAAAGCGACGCCGGTAAAACAGTAGTATTAAACGGATGGGTGCACCGCAAGCGCGACCACGGCGGTATCTCTTTTATAAACTTACGCGACCGCTACGGACTGACACAGGTGGTTGTCGATGACGATGCAAGCACTGAGCTAAAAGAAACCGCAGCCGGTTTGAAGATGGAATATTGTATTGCCGTTGAAGGTACGGTGCGGGAGCGTCCCGATTCCATGGTCAACACAGAAATGACAACCGGACACATCGAAGTGAAGGCGCTGCGCATCGTGGTTCTGTCGAAGAGCGCCGTGCTGCCCTTCCAGATTGACGAAAAAACCAACGCCAACGAAGACCTCCGGCTCAAGTACCGCTACCTCGACCTGCGTTCTCAGACTATGCAGGATCACCTGATACTGCGCTCAAAGGTTACGTTCGCGGTGCGGGAGTACCTCACAGCGCGAAACTTCTTGGAAATTGAAACGCCGACCTTTATTAAATCGACGCCGGAGGGCGCGCGCGACTATTTGGTGCCGTCCCGCCTCTATCCGGGCAAGTTCTATGCGCTGCCGCAGTCCCCGCAGTTGTACAAGCAGATACTGATGGTCTCCGGTTTTGACCGCTATTTTCAGATTGCCCGCTGCTACCGTGATGAAGACGCACGCGGCGACCGTCAGCCTGAGTTCACGCAAATCGATATTGAAATGAGCTTTGTTTCTCGCGATGACGTGCTCGATGTTACCGAAAATATGTTCCGCACGGTATTCAAAAAGACTATCAACGTGGATTTAGCGCAATCCTTCCCGCGGATTAGCTATGATGATGCCATCGACCTGTACGGCACCGACAAACCCGATATCCGGTTCGAGATGAAGCTGCAGGATGCCGCATGGATGGCTGAATGCACCGAGTTTGCCGTGTTCAAAGATGCGGTCGCTGCCGGAGGAGCCGTCAAGGCGCTTGTAGTGAAAGGACAGGCAGCAAACTACAGCCGCAAAAAGATTGAAGAGCTTGAAGCTGCGGCAAAAATCTACAAGGCAAAGGGGCTTGCATGGACAAAAGTTGCAGGCGGCGCATTCGAAGGTGGTATTGCCAAATACTGTGCCGGCGCGGAAGCTGAAATATGCAAAAAGCTGAATGCCGGGGACGGCGACCTGCTCCTCTTTATTGCCGATGCAAAATATAAAACCGCCTGTACCGCGCTCGGTGCTGTCAGAAGCAAGCTCGGTAAGGATTTAAATTTGCTCGACCCAAAAGTATTCGCCTTTTTGTGGGTTATCGACTTCCCGCTCTTTGAATGGAATGAAGATGAGCAGAAATGGGATCCCGCTCACCACATGTTCTCCGCACCGCAGGAACGCTACCTCGACACGTTGGAGCAAAACCCCGGCGAGGTAAAGGGCGACCTGTACGACCTCGTACTCAACGGATACGAAGTTGCTTCCGGCTCAATCAGAATCCACAATCCAGAGCTGCAAAAACGGATATTCAACATTGTCGGCTTTAACCCCGCCGATGCGGAAAAGAAGTTCGGCTTTTTAACGGAAGCATTCAAATACGGAGCGCCGCCCCACGGAGGTATCGCCCCCGGTCTTGACCGCATCGTAATGCTAATGGCAGGCGAAACCTCGATTAAAGAAGTAATCGCCTTCCCCAAAAACACCTTTGCCGTCAGCCCCATGGACGAAAGCCCCAGCGAGGTTGACGAAAAGCAGCTTGCCGAACTCCACTTGAGCATTCGGGCATAG
- a CDS encoding mechanosensitive ion channel family protein, which yields MTSISNVIENFTGFFTTEKNEILVAKIWTIVQFIAILFVISLFFRIVNSIVKKITVKKCSLQIQYVINKIIRYAGFAVMVLTTFHRLGIDISAILGAAGIAGVAIGFAAQTSISNIISGLFVITERTFKISDTIEVNGTIGTVQAINLLSVILKTFDNQYVRIPNETIIKANLINYSQFPYRRVKTELSVAYGTDLRRTEEVLLAVAKNNAFTLDDPAPSILWTSFASSSINFTLMTWTKIEDFGNLRNSLFIEIDEKLKQENITVPFQQLDVHIKDDQTTTISELEQSIPPTQSIEV from the coding sequence ATGACCAGCATAAGCAATGTTATCGAAAATTTTACCGGCTTTTTTACAACAGAAAAAAACGAAATACTCGTCGCGAAAATATGGACTATTGTACAATTTATCGCAATTCTTTTTGTTATCTCTCTGTTCTTTAGAATAGTTAATTCAATCGTAAAAAAAATCACGGTAAAAAAATGTTCACTGCAAATACAGTATGTAATCAATAAGATTATCCGATATGCAGGTTTTGCCGTCATGGTGTTGACAACTTTTCATCGTTTAGGCATTGACATCAGTGCAATACTCGGAGCTGCGGGAATTGCCGGTGTTGCTATAGGTTTTGCAGCTCAGACTTCAATATCGAATATTATTTCCGGACTTTTTGTTATAACCGAACGAACCTTTAAAATAAGTGATACCATTGAAGTCAACGGGACAATAGGCACAGTCCAAGCGATTAATTTATTATCGGTTATTCTAAAAACATTTGACAACCAATATGTCAGAATTCCGAATGAGACCATCATAAAAGCAAACCTGATTAATTACTCACAGTTTCCGTATCGACGTGTAAAGACGGAATTGTCCGTCGCTTATGGTACTGATTTAAGAAGGACGGAAGAAGTTCTATTAGCCGTTGCAAAAAATAATGCATTCACTCTTGATGATCCGGCGCCTTCAATTCTTTGGACAAGCTTTGCAAGTTCAAGTATTAATTTTACACTTATGACATGGACAAAAATCGAAGACTTTGGAAATTTACGAAATTCATTATTCATCGAAATAGATGAAAAGCTCAAACAGGAAAATATAACCGTCCCCTTCCAGCAACTCGACGTTCATATAAAGGACGACCAAACAACAACAATATCCGAACTTGAGCAATCAATACCTCCAACACAGAGCATCGAGGTATGA
- a CDS encoding isoprenylcysteine carboxylmethyltransferase family protein, whose protein sequence is MKTTEQEHLPVTGVGPVCVAIMIAFTVAGIAAIKFDIFTSGDIHSAIIAIIFIIAGILCIAGGIVLWCAAVFGSRIDTKIKANQLATDGVYALVRNPIYSAFLFICTGALLFCRNWYVLMLPPLFWLYLTIFMKLTEEQWLAERFGDEYTAYCKRVNRFIPWKK, encoded by the coding sequence ATGAAAACAACTGAACAAGAGCATCTTCCAGTGACCGGCGTCGGTCCGGTGTGTGTGGCAATTATGATTGCCTTTACTGTTGCCGGTATTGCGGCGATAAAATTCGATATATTTACCAGTGGTGACATACATAGTGCAATTATTGCAATCATTTTTATAATTGCCGGAATTTTATGTATTGCAGGCGGCATCGTATTGTGGTGCGCTGCAGTATTCGGCTCCCGCATTGACACCAAGATAAAAGCAAATCAACTTGCAACCGATGGTGTTTATGCCCTCGTGCGTAACCCGATTTATTCCGCTTTTTTATTTATCTGTACCGGTGCGCTGCTGTTTTGTAGGAATTGGTATGTATTGATGTTACCACCACTCTTTTGGCTATACCTCACCATATTTATGAAATTGACGGAAGAACAATGGCTTGCCGAACGTTTTGGTGATGAATATACAGCATACTGCAAACGGGTTAATCGCTTTATTCCATGGAAAAAATAG
- a CDS encoding MATE family efflux transporter, with translation MDTKELRRFNILTKPIFPLLIKTAIPTIIGMLISVIYNVTDTFFVGQLHNRSMIAAIGVVFSFVSVIQAIGFWYGYGSGNVMSKNIGKHDYAEAEIISSIGIVIAIATGTVIAIAAYIFVVPLAKLIGGSASQDVLTFTVQYLKIIIISIPFSLYAVTVYNQLRLCGNVRDGMIGLLSGMLTNMVLDPLLMFPLNMGFIGAGYATLIGQIIGCIVLTALAQSRGNILVSIKTAHYSKVRMYHILVGGLPNFSRQAITGAALVLLNVTAAKYGESMIAALTISSKIVAVAFMIMIGWGQGFQPICAMNYGAQQYERVKRAFITTVTVGTIFLTAASIILFIFAEQCIHLMSNDNDVVTTGVSILRMQCFSLPLLGIFAVSSMFMQNIGNYFSALLISISRQGFFYVPLLYLLPAVYGKTGIYLLQPISDFLSFLFAVAVVYRWYRKNSPSNSCVY, from the coding sequence ATGGATACAAAAGAGCTTAGACGGTTTAACATTTTAACAAAACCGATTTTTCCGTTGCTTATTAAAACGGCAATTCCGACAATCATCGGTATGTTGATTAGCGTTATATACAATGTAACCGATACCTTTTTTGTCGGACAATTACACAACAGATCAATGATTGCGGCAATCGGTGTGGTATTCAGTTTTGTCAGTGTTATCCAAGCAATCGGGTTTTGGTACGGCTACGGCAGCGGTAATGTAATGTCAAAGAATATCGGGAAGCACGATTATGCGGAAGCGGAAATCATTTCTTCGATAGGTATTGTCATTGCAATCGCAACCGGTACGGTGATCGCAATCGCAGCATATATTTTTGTTGTACCGCTTGCAAAACTCATCGGCGGCAGTGCATCGCAGGACGTACTCACCTTTACCGTGCAGTATTTAAAGATCATTATCATCAGCATTCCGTTCAGTTTATATGCAGTAACCGTGTATAATCAGCTGCGTCTGTGCGGGAATGTACGCGATGGAATGATCGGATTACTTTCCGGAATGCTGACCAATATGGTACTGGATCCGCTGCTGATGTTTCCGCTTAACATGGGATTTATCGGCGCCGGATATGCAACGCTCATCGGTCAGATTATCGGGTGTATTGTATTGACCGCACTTGCACAAAGCCGCGGAAATATTCTTGTCAGTATAAAAACAGCGCACTATAGCAAAGTGCGTATGTATCATATTCTTGTGGGAGGACTGCCTAATTTTTCACGACAGGCAATTACCGGTGCCGCATTGGTGCTGCTCAATGTTACGGCGGCGAAGTACGGCGAAAGTATGATCGCTGCTTTAACAATAAGTTCAAAAATTGTTGCAGTGGCTTTTATGATTATGATCGGTTGGGGACAAGGCTTTCAGCCTATTTGCGCGATGAATTACGGTGCTCAACAATATGAGCGGGTAAAAAGAGCCTTTATTACGACTGTTACTGTGGGAACAATTTTTTTAACAGCCGCCTCAATAATCCTATTCATCTTCGCCGAACAATGTATTCATCTTATGTCAAACGATAATGACGTGGTGACTACCGGAGTTTCGATACTGAGGATGCAATGCTTCTCGCTTCCACTGTTAGGCATCTTTGCTGTCAGTAGTATGTTCATGCAGAATATCGGCAATTATTTTTCAGCGCTCCTCATATCAATTTCACGGCAGGGTTTCTTTTATGTACCGCTCCTATATCTTCTGCCTGCCGTATACGGCAAAACCGGTATCTACCTGCTGCAGCCGATCTCCGATTTTTTATCCTTCCTGTTTGCCGTTGCAGTCGTTTACAGGTGGTATAGGAAGAATAGCCCATCCAATAGTTGTGTATATTAG
- a CDS encoding type II toxin-antitoxin system RelE/ParE family toxin → MNYIQNNLENPIAAENTLSKIEAAILERLESPESFAVWQSKKQRPYPYGKINVGNYTVWYVVIDHIMEVRRILYSRRDEETLI, encoded by the coding sequence GTGAATTATATTCAGAATAATTTGGAAAATCCGATTGCGGCAGAAAATACTCTTTCAAAAATTGAAGCAGCTATTCTTGAACGGCTTGAATCTCCTGAATCTTTTGCCGTATGGCAATCAAAAAAACAACGCCCATATCCGTATGGAAAGATTAATGTAGGCAATTATACGGTTTGGTATGTGGTAATTGATCATATAATGGAAGTGAGACGAATTTTATATTCACGGCGAGATGAAGAGACTTTGATTTAA
- a CDS encoding DUF5680 domain-containing protein, which yields MDKKLIEFLIKAKRKTYAGKGSETVSSREKSHDLVYRENNFMYYDTYLGGEKFAGEEALWIADNPYWSMNYIGRVTGENFNVDFLKEALLNVPFEKPFRGPEKYEDGSYEYKCSINGNFDWFQGKEIITFCGKEVYECYFHGGLIK from the coding sequence ATGGACAAGAAGCTAATTGAGTTTTTGATAAAAGCTAAACGGAAAACGTATGCAGGAAAAGGATCTGAAACGGTTTCTTCAAGAGAAAAATCACATGACTTAGTATATCGTGAAAATAATTTTATGTATTATGACACCTATCTTGGCGGGGAAAAATTTGCCGGAGAAGAAGCTCTTTGGATTGCAGATAATCCGTATTGGAGCATGAATTATATTGGACGTGTGACTGGAGAAAATTTTAATGTAGATTTTTTGAAGGAAGCATTATTGAATGTTCCTTTTGAAAAACCGTTTAGAGGTCCGGAAAAATATGAAGACGGTAGTTATGAGTATAAATGTTCTATAAATGGGAATTTTGATTGGTTTCAAGGAAAAGAAATAATAACTTTCTGTGGAAAAGAAGTCTATGAATGTTATTTTCATGGCGGGTTGATAAAGTAG
- a CDS encoding amino acid--tRNA ligase-related protein codes for MDIEALEFRAACLQAARNFFITHQYLELDTPALSPTLIPESCLEVFRTEYLKPFKTGEEAAVPLFLVPSPEVFIKLVIAAHGRSVFQLSKCYRNCESVGHIHNPEFTMLEYYTMQADYCDSVTLTEAFLQTMAQAVAGMPLADPELGAVLSKPFLQLTMDEAFKRFAGFSLAEAETPELAFHAERLGLGDRAQYESWAWDDLYELLLVHCIEPQLPSDVPVALLDYPARVPCLAQERTEQRTAADGRTYIWKTKERWEVYVRGVELANCYTEARDAEEINRSFADEAAIKNATARVPHPVPENFGGICARMPPCSGVAMGFDRLIMLLGGKKTLSSFLYGGM; via the coding sequence ATGGACATAGAAGCACTTGAATTCCGTGCGGCTTGTTTGCAAGCTGCGCGGAATTTTTTTATTACACATCAATATCTGGAACTGGACACTCCGGCGCTCTCGCCGACGCTCATCCCCGAAAGCTGTCTCGAAGTGTTCCGCACGGAGTACCTCAAACCCTTTAAAACCGGCGAGGAGGCGGCAGTCCCGCTCTTTCTTGTTCCCTCCCCGGAAGTATTCATCAAGCTGGTTATCGCCGCGCACGGCCGCTCGGTGTTTCAGCTTTCCAAATGTTACCGCAACTGCGAATCCGTCGGGCATATTCATAATCCAGAATTTACCATGCTGGAATATTACACCATGCAAGCGGATTACTGCGATTCCGTCACGCTTACCGAAGCTTTCCTACAGACTATGGCGCAGGCAGTTGCGGGGATGCCGCTTGCTGACCCCGAATTGGGTGCGGTGCTTTCCAAACCGTTTTTGCAGCTGACCATGGACGAAGCCTTTAAACGATTCGCCGGTTTTTCCCTTGCCGAAGCGGAAACACCGGAGCTTGCCTTTCATGCTGAACGGCTCGGTCTCGGCGACCGGGCACAGTATGAAAGCTGGGCGTGGGATGATTTATACGAGCTGCTCTTGGTACACTGCATAGAGCCGCAGCTTCCGTCCGATGTGCCGGTCGCACTGCTGGACTATCCCGCGCGGGTACCTTGCCTTGCACAGGAACGGACGGAACAGCGTACCGCCGCTGACGGACGGACATATATATGGAAGACAAAAGAGCGGTGGGAAGTGTATGTACGCGGAGTGGAACTGGCAAACTGCTATACAGAAGCGCGGGATGCCGAAGAAATCAATCGCTCTTTTGCGGATGAAGCTGCAATTAAAAACGCAACAGCACGGGTACCGCATCCCGTACCGGAGAACTTCGGCGGGATATGCGCCCGTATGCCGCCCTGCTCCGGCGTTGCAATGGGATTTGACCGCTTAATCATGCTCCTCGGTGGCAAAAAAACACTCAGCTCCTTTTTATACGGCGGGATGTAG
- a CDS encoding PEP/pyruvate-binding domain-containing protein, whose product MRIADFTQIHKDDVLIAGGKGANLGEMTAAGIPVPKGFVITADAYREFLKENNIDEIILRVLTEAQTDEQALLSAVGTFRKKIITGHFPAQLEKEIRNKYAELGEAARVAVRSSATAEDLPDASFAGQQETYLNVQGIEDVLLQIRHCYASLWGERAVRYRFNQGYNQSAVAIAVVIQEMVESEKAGVLFTVNPVTQNKDEMQINASYGLGESVVSGRVTADSYIVNKSGDVLEVTIGSKETQIVYGDTNTKEESVSEEKRTARALNDTEIAALVSAALKIEKHYGMPMDIEWAIQKNEIYILQARAITTLKNNDDEKLIQKYISKRSLSKMMKENMAFQFEKMPFAYRALDFDYMIAINDQKARIFAEGGIVFNSNPVIDDDGIQTLPENKKGFTLRIFHIFKIIRMLKNFDYCSDVCKTFIAQYEQEIAHIKTLDFENMSLAECTTFMERSYALTERLAYDRFKYALFPSFLMSKKFTKIIKRVDTDYSAFDFYWELNNKTAVVTNDISRMADTIRKNTALTEAILSGERFNTLCVDFPAFKQLADDFIKQNGFKSDYNCYCIEAKTFIEEPDRLVNIIRPLLNASDTSDQNSHNNTNKNYTDLMQQLKRIYGNKYPRIEKDIRHFRYFHVVREESQYLWETLFYYVRQCVTRINVLLLNSEDYKHGIANLFHRELLEVLKAGYISDVYKEKIARRNKKFPLAEKVWEASKLLVFDSTGDVLKGVSGSPGTAVGTVRIIRTPEEFYKMQKGDVLVCHLTDPEWTPLFKLASAVVADTGSALSHAAIVAREFNIPAVLGVGFATAKFKDGDLITVNGNTGEVRSSADASGRFIISATDGGDSTQ is encoded by the coding sequence ATGCGGATAGCTGATTTTACACAGATACATAAAGATGATGTACTCATTGCAGGCGGTAAGGGCGCTAACCTTGGCGAGATGACTGCTGCGGGAATACCGGTTCCTAAGGGATTTGTGATTACCGCAGATGCGTATCGAGAATTTCTCAAAGAAAATAACATAGATGAAATTATCTTGCGCGTTCTTACAGAGGCGCAAACGGATGAACAAGCATTGTTATCCGCAGTCGGTACATTTCGGAAGAAAATCATAACAGGACATTTTCCCGCTCAATTGGAAAAAGAGATACGGAATAAATATGCAGAACTCGGAGAAGCTGCGAGAGTTGCGGTTCGCTCATCAGCAACAGCGGAAGATTTACCCGATGCAAGTTTTGCAGGTCAGCAGGAAACGTATTTAAATGTGCAAGGGATAGAAGATGTCCTGCTTCAAATACGCCATTGTTATGCTTCACTATGGGGAGAGAGAGCGGTACGCTATCGATTTAACCAAGGATATAATCAAAGCGCTGTTGCGATTGCCGTTGTCATTCAAGAAATGGTAGAAAGCGAAAAAGCGGGCGTTCTGTTTACCGTCAATCCGGTAACACAAAACAAAGATGAAATGCAGATCAATGCAAGTTACGGATTGGGAGAAAGTGTAGTAAGCGGTCGTGTAACGGCAGATAGTTATATCGTAAATAAATCAGGAGATGTACTGGAAGTTACTATCGGAAGTAAAGAAACGCAAATTGTTTATGGCGATACAAATACCAAAGAAGAATCGGTAAGCGAGGAAAAAAGAACAGCGCGGGCATTGAATGATACTGAGATTGCAGCTCTGGTGAGCGCTGCGCTAAAAATAGAAAAACACTACGGTATGCCGATGGATATTGAATGGGCAATACAAAAGAACGAAATATATATTTTGCAAGCACGCGCAATAACAACCTTAAAAAACAATGATGATGAGAAGCTTATTCAAAAATATATCTCAAAAAGATCATTATCAAAAATGATGAAAGAAAATATGGCTTTTCAGTTTGAAAAAATGCCGTTTGCATACCGTGCACTGGACTTTGATTATATGATAGCAATTAACGACCAAAAAGCGCGGATATTCGCAGAAGGCGGTATTGTTTTTAATTCAAATCCTGTAATTGATGACGATGGTATTCAGACGCTTCCGGAAAACAAAAAAGGGTTTACGCTGCGTATTTTTCATATTTTTAAAATTATTCGGATGCTTAAAAATTTTGACTATTGTTCGGACGTATGTAAAACATTTATAGCTCAATATGAACAAGAGATAGCGCATATTAAAACCTTAGATTTTGAAAATATGAGCTTAGCGGAATGTACTACATTTATGGAACGAAGTTATGCGTTGACAGAAAGACTTGCTTATGACAGATTTAAGTATGCCTTGTTTCCGTCTTTTTTAATGAGCAAAAAATTCACCAAAATAATAAAACGTGTAGATACGGACTATTCCGCCTTTGATTTTTATTGGGAACTCAATAATAAAACAGCTGTTGTTACCAATGATATTTCTCGTATGGCGGATACGATACGGAAAAACACAGCCCTAACGGAAGCCATACTATCGGGAGAAAGATTCAACACACTGTGTGTCGATTTTCCTGCATTTAAGCAGCTTGCGGATGATTTTATCAAACAGAACGGTTTTAAGTCTGATTACAACTGCTATTGCATCGAAGCAAAAACGTTTATCGAAGAACCTGATAGGCTTGTCAATATTATACGCCCGTTATTAAACGCCTCTGATACATCCGATCAAAATTCTCATAATAACACGAATAAAAACTATACGGATTTAATGCAGCAATTAAAGCGCATTTATGGAAATAAATATCCTCGTATAGAAAAAGACATACGGCACTTCCGGTATTTTCATGTTGTCCGAGAAGAATCGCAGTATCTCTGGGAAACACTTTTTTATTATGTCAGACAGTGTGTAACGCGGATAAATGTTCTGCTATTAAACAGTGAAGATTATAAACACGGAATTGCAAATCTTTTTCACCGTGAATTACTGGAAGTGTTGAAAGCCGGATATATCAGTGATGTTTATAAAGAAAAGATCGCAAGGCGGAATAAAAAATTTCCGCTTGCGGAAAAAGTTTGGGAAGCTTCAAAATTACTGGTGTTCGATTCAACTGGTGATGTACTGAAAGGGGTGAGCGGAAGCCCGGGAACTGCTGTAGGAACGGTGCGCATTATTCGCACGCCTGAAGAATTTTATAAGATGCAAAAAGGAGATGTGCTGGTGTGTCATCTCACCGATCCTGAATGGACGCCGCTTTTTAAACTTGCAAGCGCTGTCGTTGCAGATACCGGCTCTGCACTCAGCCATGCAGCGATTGTTGCACGGGAGTTTAATATACCGGCAGTATTAGGCGTCGGTTTCGCCACCGCCAAATTCAAGGACGGCGACCTCATCACCGTTAACGGCAATACTGGTGAAGTACGGAGCAGTGCAGACGCATCAGGCCGTTTTATCATATCCGCCACGGATGGCGGTGATTCTACGCAGTAA